A stretch of Aphanothece sacrum FPU1 DNA encodes these proteins:
- a CDS encoding FAD-binding oxidoreductase, protein MILPWDKITADLSNLEIIIDPIQLTKLSLDYYHFSPILYEKLKDKRGNLVVRPTNEDEIIQIAQTCLNYKIPLTVRGAGTGNYGQCIPLEGGIILDTTKMSQIPWIEPGLACVEPGVKMAAFDKKAREIGWELRMAPSTYRIATIGGFIGGGSMGMGSITYGQLRDRGNVQALRIVTLEEEPCIIELRGDEVQKVNHAYGTNGIITQLELPLAPAYPWAEIIVVFDEFMTAARFGQALGDSDGMVKKLITVHAAPICPYLTGLNDYLPLGKHCALLMVSEYDLDAFHELVSEYQGEITYLKTAQEASKGTSLLEFTWNHTTLHARSVDPTLTYLQTFYFTLEKVEHFYHYFGDEVMIHLEFIKVNGKTIPAGLQLIKFTTEERLNEIIKYHEEQGAGIANPHTYILEDGGRKIIDFAQLNFKKQVDPYGLMNPGKMAAWGKE, encoded by the coding sequence ATGATACTCCCATGGGATAAAATCACTGCGGATCTTTCTAATTTAGAAATAATTATAGATCCGATCCAACTGACTAAACTTTCTCTAGACTATTATCACTTTAGCCCGATTCTTTACGAAAAACTCAAAGATAAACGGGGTAATTTGGTTGTTCGCCCCACTAATGAAGACGAAATCATTCAAATTGCCCAAACCTGTCTTAATTATAAGATTCCCTTGACCGTTAGAGGGGCAGGAACCGGAAATTATGGGCAATGTATCCCCCTAGAAGGTGGTATTATCTTAGATACGACGAAAATGAGCCAAATTCCTTGGATTGAACCAGGTTTAGCTTGTGTTGAACCAGGGGTAAAAATGGCTGCTTTTGACAAAAAAGCGCGAGAAATTGGCTGGGAACTACGCATGGCCCCTTCTACCTATCGCATTGCCACTATTGGGGGATTTATCGGTGGCGGAAGTATGGGCATGGGTTCAATTACCTATGGACAATTACGCGATCGCGGTAACGTCCAAGCTTTACGAATCGTTACTCTAGAAGAAGAACCCTGTATCATTGAATTACGAGGGGATGAAGTGCAAAAAGTTAACCACGCTTACGGCACTAATGGCATTATAACCCAATTAGAACTCCCTTTAGCCCCCGCTTATCCTTGGGCTGAAATTATCGTCGTCTTTGATGAGTTTATGACGGCTGCCCGTTTTGGTCAAGCTTTAGGGGATAGTGATGGTATGGTTAAAAAGCTGATTACCGTTCATGCTGCCCCCATTTGCCCTTATTTGACAGGATTAAACGATTATTTACCCTTAGGCAAACATTGTGCCTTGTTGATGGTGTCAGAGTACGATTTAGATGCTTTTCATGAATTAGTATCTGAGTATCAAGGGGAGATAACTTACCTGAAAACTGCCCAAGAAGCCAGTAAAGGGACAAGTTTACTGGAATTTACTTGGAATCATACCACGTTACACGCTCGTAGTGTTGATCCGACCTTAACTTATCTACAAACTTTTTACTTTACGTTAGAAAAAGTTGAACACTTTTATCATTATTTTGGGGATGAAGTAATGATTCATTTAGAGTTTATAAAAGTCAACGGAAAGACAATTCCAGCAGGATTACAATTAATAAAATTTACCACAGAAGAACGACTTAATGAGATCATAAAATATCACGAAGAACAAGGGGCAGGTATTGCTAACCCTCATACTTATATTCTTGAAGATGGGGGGCGTAAAATTATTGATTTTGCTCAATTAAACTTTAAAAAACAAGTTGATCCTTATGGGTTAATGAACCCTGGAAAAATGGCAGCTTGGGGGAAAGAGTGA
- a CDS encoding Uma2 family endonuclease: MTQSIIKANLTIPPLENGDKLTRFEFETRYQKMPHLKKAELIEGIVYMAAALRFRQHGKPHAQIMTWLGVYEASTPGVELADNATVRLDVDNDPQPDALLRIEKGGQSIISEDDYVEGAPELIVEIAASTVSIDLNDKMKAYRRNQVQEYLVWRVYDNEFDWFILKEGKYIKLEPDENGVIKSEIYSGLWLDVNALLTENLSRVLEVLQQGIATEEHQEFVKKM, from the coding sequence ATGACTCAGAGTATAATAAAAGCTAATTTAACAATTCCGCCTTTAGAAAATGGGGATAAATTAACCCGCTTTGAATTTGAAACCCGTTATCAGAAAATGCCACATTTAAAGAAAGCAGAATTAATAGAAGGAATTGTTTATATGGCAGCAGCATTAAGATTTAGACAACATGGCAAACCTCATGCTCAAATTATGACTTGGTTAGGGGTTTATGAAGCATCTACACCAGGAGTTGAATTAGCTGATAATGCTACGGTAAGACTTGATGTTGATAATGATCCTCAACCTGATGCTTTATTAAGAATTGAAAAGGGTGGACAATCAATTATTAGTGAGGATGATTATGTAGAAGGTGCGCCAGAATTAATTGTGGAAATTGCGGCGAGTACTGTTTCTATTGACTTAAATGATAAAATGAAAGCTTACCGACGTAATCAAGTCCAAGAGTATTTAGTCTGGCGAGTATATGATAATGAATTTGATTGGTTTATATTAAAAGAGGGTAAATATATTAAACTAGAACCTGATGAAAATGGGGTTATTAAAAGTGAAATATATTCGGGTTTATGGTTAGATGTTAATGCTTTATTAACAGAAAATTTATCTAGAGTTTTAGAGGTTTTACAACAGGGAATTGCTACAGAAGAACATCAAGAATTTGTCAAAAAAATGTAG
- the tatC gene encoding twin-arginine translocase subunit TatC, with product MTTTDTPKPSQPDQDTYLNEIPDEVEMSLFDHLEELRMRIFYGLIAVVIGIIGCFIIVKPLVKWLQIPAQGVKFLQLAPGEFFFVSIKVAAYSGLLISSPFILYQIIQFVLPGLTRKERGLLGPVVLGSSVLFFAGIGFAYWALIPAALNFFINYGADVVEQSWSIERYFEFVLSLMFCVGIAFQIPIIQLILGFLGIVSSEIMLKGWRFVILASVILGAVLTPSTDPLTQSLLAGAVLALYFGGIGMVKIIGK from the coding sequence ATGACAACAACAGATACCCCAAAACCTTCTCAACCGGATCAAGATACTTATCTTAATGAGATTCCTGATGAAGTCGAGATGTCTTTATTTGATCATCTTGAAGAATTGCGAATGCGTATTTTTTATGGATTAATTGCTGTTGTTATTGGCATAATTGGCTGTTTTATTATAGTCAAACCTTTAGTAAAATGGTTACAAATTCCAGCCCAAGGGGTAAAATTTTTACAATTGGCACCAGGAGAATTCTTTTTTGTTTCTATTAAGGTCGCGGCCTATAGTGGATTATTAATATCAAGTCCTTTTATTCTTTATCAAATTATTCAGTTTGTTTTACCTGGATTAACTCGTAAGGAACGTGGTTTATTAGGTCCCGTTGTTTTAGGTTCGAGTGTTTTATTTTTTGCAGGAATAGGGTTTGCTTATTGGGCATTAATTCCCGCAGCTTTAAACTTTTTTATTAATTATGGGGCAGATGTTGTTGAACAATCATGGTCAATTGAGCGTTATTTTGAATTTGTTTTATCATTAATGTTTTGTGTTGGAATTGCTTTTCAGATCCCAATTATTCAATTAATTTTAGGATTTTTAGGGATTGTTTCTTCAGAAATAATGTTAAAAGGATGGCGGTTTGTTATCTTAGCATCAGTCATTTTAGGTGCAGTTTTAACCCCATCTACTGATCCTTTAACTCAGTCTCTTTTAGCAGGGGCAGTATTAGCTTTATATTTTGGAGGTATTGGTATGGTAAAAATTATTGGTAAGTAA
- a CDS encoding GAF domain-containing protein, with protein sequence MFDTGLKRITERLSQALDRDILIQNTANALRNNLHVNRVVLYYFYRHWQGQVIYEAISSQHFSILGSMGPDDCFNGEYAKLYEDGRLRAINDINTEAITPCHRDFLLDLQVRANLAAPILNSKGLWGLLIAHHCQSSKSWTDLDIEEIKKSAAILEKAPAIQNS encoded by the coding sequence ATGTTTGATACAGGATTAAAACGCATTACTGAACGATTAAGCCAAGCACTAGATCGAGATATTCTGATACAAAATACAGCTAACGCATTAAGAAATAATTTGCACGTTAATAGGGTAGTTCTCTATTATTTTTATCGTCATTGGCAAGGACAAGTTATCTATGAAGCTATCAGTTCTCAACACTTTTCTATTTTAGGATCTATGGGGCCTGATGATTGTTTTAATGGGGAATATGCTAAATTGTATGAAGATGGAAGACTTAGGGCAATTAATGATATTAATACTGAAGCAATAACCCCCTGTCATCGAGATTTTTTGCTAGATTTGCAGGTTCGGGCTAATCTAGCTGCTCCTATTCTTAATTCTAAAGGATTGTGGGGATTATTGATTGCTCACCATTGTCAAAGTTCTAAGTCATGGACTGATCTAGATATTGAGGAGATCAAAAAATCAGCAGCAATTTTAGAGAAAGCACCCGCTATTCAAAATAGTTAA
- a CDS encoding Uma2 family endonuclease, protein MTQSIIKPNLTIPPLENGDKLTRFDALLRIEKGGQSIISEDDYVEGAPELIVEIAASKVSIDLNDKMKAYRRNQVQEYLVWRVYDNEFDWFRLREGKYIKLEPDENGVIKSEIYSGLWLDINALLIGNLARVLEVLQQGLATKEHQEFVNLLSNS, encoded by the coding sequence ATGACTCAGAGTATAATTAAACCTAATTTAACAATTCCGCCTTTAGAAAATGGGGATAAATTAACCCGCTTTGATGCTTTATTAAGAATTGAAAAGGGTGGACAATCAATTATTAGTGAGGATGATTATGTAGAAGGTGCGCCAGAATTAATTGTAGAAATTGCTGCGAGTAAGGTTTCTATTGACTTAAATGATAAAATGAAAGCTTACCGACGAAATCAAGTCCAAGAGTATTTAGTCTGGCGAGTATATGATAATGAATTTGATTGGTTTAGATTAAGAGAAGGTAAATATATTAAACTAGAACCTGATGAAAATGGGGTTATTAAAAGTGAAATATATTCGGGTTTATGGTTAGATATTAATGCTTTGTTAATAGGAAATTTAGCTAGAGTTTTAGAGGTTTTACAACAGGGACTTGCTACGAAAGAACATCAAGAATTTGTTAATTTATTGAGTAATTCTTAA